A segment of the Zalophus californianus isolate mZalCal1 chromosome 15, mZalCal1.pri.v2, whole genome shotgun sequence genome:
TCAAGGTATTAGCTGGGTAgttttccttctggaggctctagggaagaatccatttccttgccttttcaagATTCTAGAAGCTGCCTACATTCCTTGGCTCTTGACCCCCCACCTCTATCTACAAAGCCAGTCGTGTAGCATCCTCAAATCTCTCTGTGACTCTCCtacctccccatttccctctttcATTTGTAAGGACCCTCATgatgattacattgggcccacccacATAATTGAGGATAATCTTACCATcacaaaatccttaatttaatcacatctgcaaagtcccatTTGCCTTGTAAGATAACActttcacaggttccagggattaagatGTGGATGTCTTCCTGGGCATgttattctgcctgccacaggCTCTATCCTCATGGAATTTATACTCCAAAAAATCAAATGGGGGATTACTGTAGATTTTGTAAAGAGCACTCAGAAGAAGCCAGGGAAGTAGGAGGAGAACAAAGAAATACTGGATCACAGAAGCAAAGGGAATTCTAAGAGTGTAGAAAAGTGCCCGTTGGGTTTTCCAAGTTATTGGTTATCCTGACAAGAGGAATTTCAAGATCTGCTAGTAATGGAGTGGGAATCCAAACTGacatactgaaaataaaaatctcaaagggAGCTGAGAAAGTAGAAATAGTGATTGTAGGCAAACCTTCAAAATATTTGGATGGGAAAAAGAGACAgtggtttcattttaaatactGTTAGTGTTGTTTTTGGGTAAGTGTATTATGCAAATCTCTACCAGAAGTAAGTGCCTGATGAAGTTTCTTTAAAGAATGAGCAGGAGTTCCATATAATTTATCTGCTCAGAAATGTACAACAGTTGTCCATAACTCACAAGCAAGCATCTGTGTAGCTGAGCTTTTTCCTCAAGGCTTTCCACTGTTTGTAACTGCATCCTGCTTAAGTTCTACCAGTATAAAGATTGTGCTCCAGTTGGGCTGGTCATGTGTGTCTTTgctcatatttctttctttcttgggaaggtttttttcttatttctttgtcctGCTTTTCAAGGAACCCAGCCTTCCTGTccaccctcccaccacctctTCTGTCTTAGAACTTAGCACTTCTtagatatttcttttattcttggttCCTCACTTTCTACCTCAGACAGATGTGCTGTGACAATGAAAACAGTCACCAGATTTTCACTATCCTCTACTTTGAAAGACTTCAGATTGAGAGAAAATCAAAGCGAGATTAGTACACGGAGATAGGCTTTTGTAGCAAGTAAAAgctgatactttctttttttccaaaaatttcccTAATTCTTTTTAAACCACAGCACATAAACAAGAAATTTAAGATTAGGGAGATTTCATAGTTATTGGCAGGTCCTCTGTATTTACTTTCattgacaaataaaaagaaaacttgattaATTCTACTTTAATATCACCTAATAAGTTTTAAGCAATACAATAATATAAACTGTTCAGAAGTATTGTAAGCACATTttgattaatttcttttctctttgaaggTCCAAGGGATGTCCTTCATAGCAGCAGTTCTCATTCTCAATTTGGAAGAGGCAGATGCCTTCATTGCATTTGCAAACCTCCTCAATAAGCCTTGCCAGTTGGCCTTTTTTCGTGTGGATCACAGCATGGTATGAACATTTGGAAGGAATCGTGTTTTCCTTTGACTGTCAGTTTCTGTAGTCTGAATGCTCTTTTAGAGTGAAAAGCAGTAATTAGAAGACCAAACTAATCTGATCTAAAATAAGTTTTTCATTGAACTATAGTTTTACAAATGCTTGATGAAAAGACTTAGAAAGAAGTGCTaagcaagattttcttttaattttattaaggatttaatttctctatttctaaaGTATACTCTTTAATAACTTTATTGATATTTCTATCTTTAGATGTTGAAATATTTTGCAACATTTGaagtattttttgaagaaaaccTCTCCAAactatttcttcatttcaaatcTTATAGTCTTACACCAGACATATACTTGATAGACTGGTAAgtcataacataaataaaatacaattaaaagaaaaacttcttgTGTATTTTAGGAACTAGAGTAAATCTCACGCACATgattatacatataaaaactCCTTCCCTTACAAAGAGAGAAACTCTGACATTTTTGTGGGGAGGCATTTGATTAAGAACATGGACTCTGGGCTAAAACCAGAATCCCTCaatttgtgttttagtttcttatctataaaatgggaataatatctgTATCTTGGGTTGCAGTGAGAGTGTTTTACTTCACTTACCTCCTTCAGTGCCTGCATGCTACACTCTCAGGGGAGAGAGCCATTTCTTTATCATTCTTAACACACAAGAGCTTATGATAGTTATgatagtgtttttttgttttgttttgttttgtttttaccgagggctttgtttttttcaaggCTTTATCATGCTTTTTGACAGAGGAATGATGCCTTATTTAGGTGCTAGTGTCTTTTTTCAACATTGCAATTACAACTCTTCCTTGCTGAGGAGTCTTGTGAGCCATCACCAGTTGATTATACAATGGTGGGGTGGTGAATTTTGCCAAAGGGATGGAGCAGTTATCTTAAGATAGGTTGTTAAGAGTACATATGAAACATTCAAACCTTAAATCCCAGTCATCAATTCAGTGGATTTCGTGAAAATACTAAGTttccatatagaaaaataattaatggcCTTGATCAAATATGCTATATTCCCAGTTGTTTGGGGCTTCTtttatttaagcttttttttttccacctggaaaatgatttataatttttttctttaaattttttattgttatgttaatcaccatacattacatcattagtttgtgatgtagtgttccatgattcattgtgcataacacgcagtgctccacgcagaacatgccctttttaatacccatcaccaggctaacccatccccccacccccctcccctctagaaccctcggttttatttaagctttttaaaaaacttagttATATTTCAGTGTGTTCTTTATTCCCCCAgtgcaaaaaaggtggttttattaaagcatggggacaagaCACAAGGGTAGAAAGAGCTGCCTCAGtgtatattcttttctatttccactAGGAACATTAAGAGTTCTTCTGGGAAGGCCCCAAGATAATGGGGAGAAGAAAGGTTTTATGTTATGAGACCCAGAAGCCCAAGGTCAAATACTAAAtctgtagagaaaggggaaaaatactCAATTGTCAGTCTTGAGGAGTGTGAACAGAAGGCAAACCAGTATCACAGTTGGTAATAGGGAGCAGAATGTAACTAATAGTACTGTGCACGTCCTAGGCACTGCTGGTACCTGCTGTCATTTTGAGCAATGAATTACTATTCTCTGTACTACCAGGGGTGTGCTTTTATTATGCAATTAAATACGtgtttataatttaagaaatagacATGGATTTTTGTTTCATTGCCTTTGTTGAACTTACTACATACAAATCCCAGAATCATGcaagaaaaaagaggaataaataagTGGCAGTGCTAAAGGTTAGGGGTAGGGAGGAGGGGGGCAAAGAGCCTTTAGTTCCCTTCCTCAAGTTTCATCAGCACTGCCTCAAATAAACACAGTCTttgtaaagaaaaatgtgtaCTTTGGGAGCACCTGGCTCAATcagtagggcatgcaactcttgacctcagggttgtaagcttgaaccccacattgggtgtagagattacttaaaaaaaaaaaaaaaaggtgtgctTTGCCAAGGCAACTTCAAGAGAAGTTCTTTAGCACCTACTGTCCCTATTTCCCCAACCAGAATGCCACCCTAAAGCACCACTGGATAAAGAATGACATGATCAGACATTGTCAGAAAAGATGGGAAAAACCATTTTGGTGATTCTGTTGGAGCTATACATGCTCCAAAAGCAGTAGTAAGTAAAGTttggtaaaggggaaaaaaaccagtaGATGTTTGTggtaggagaaaagagagaagtcagattatgatttttttatttaggttACTAAAAGGTGATACTTGGATTCCTCATACAATAAGTAACTTTTATTGAGCCtttcttatgtgccaggcactgttctgaatacatttgttcctttaattttcaaaacaatcctgagaggtaggtaatattattctttgtttactaatgaggaaacggaggcacagcAAGGGTGGATATCTTGCTCAAGGTAACATCACTAATGTCAAACTCAGACATTCTGGTTTCAGAGCCCATCCCCTTAACCACTAGGTGTTTTTGCCACTCTTAATTTGTATTAGGACATGTCTCTGTGGAAGGTTGTAAATTACTTTTACTTACTTTCCTGCTATTCAAATTCTTTGAAGCAAGGAGTcatatcttatttatctttttatccctAATTAAGCACTGTTCTTTTTATAGAGAGATGattaataagtgaatgaataaatgaatgaaaaatttcaatGACTATTTTCTCCCTAATTTTAGGATCTTCACACTATATAGCAAATCACTACCACTTGATCTGGCCTGTCGAGTCTGGGATGTATTTTGCAGAGATGGGGAGGAATTTTTATTTAGGACTGGATTAGGAATCCTCCGATTATATGAAGATATTCTCCTACAAATGGACTTTATTCATATAGCACAGTTTCTAACTAAATTGCCAGAAGATATCACATCAGAAAAGCTGTTCAGCTGTATTGCAGCCATTCAGATGCAGAATAGCACCAGAAAATGGACTCAGGTAGAGTGACCTTTTCCTACTTCTTCTAATGGATGTGTTAAAACAATCAGTTGACTTcttacaaaaaaatgtatttctcaaatGGTAGTGCTtaattaaaaaacagcaaaaaataatttttgacttTGAAAAGGTAAGAGTTTAAAGCAGATTGCACCTCTCTCAGCTATACAAacctatggttttatttttatgtaagtcCAGtaactttggtttgtttttttcgttctttttttttactttggtatTTCAAATAGACAACAATTGTATCAGTCACatactggatggctcagttggttagacatctgactgggtgggtggctcagttggttagacgtccaactcttggtctctgctcaggtcttgatcccagggtcatgagttcaggccccatgctgggctctacTCTAGCATGGAtcctacttaaataaaaacaaaaaccacctacCTTATGCTAAGTATTTGCAATAGAAAGAATATAATGCATGATCCTGGCTTTTTAGATGCTTAGTCCTGTTAGGGAAGCAAATATTGGCAGTCAAAGTTAAGTGCCATAAAAGCATTATCACTTGCTCCTTGAATGATAGACAGTAGGCATCATAAGCTCACAGTTTTATTGcttatgaaaatgaaatgtaagaatATGGATCCAGAAAATGTTCTGTTACCAAATAGTAATTTCAGAATATTTGGCAAGTGATGAAAACTGAAATCTaattatataccataaaattggGCTGAAACGAACAAGAGGATTTAAGAATAGCAGTCTTCCAGAGGACTTCCAGAGGAGTTAAAGATACTAAAGCTTTTTCATATTAATAAACTATAGTTACTTCAATCTCTTTAATCTATGTGGTAGTTAATTTTGAGGATTAATCTTTCCTTTATATAATTTCCAGGTCTTTGCATCTGTAATGAAGGATATTAAAGAAGGAGACAAGAATAATAGTCCTGCTCTGAAAAGCTAATCTTCAAAATTAACAGACTAATTGAAACATAAATAATGTGGTTTTGATAAAAGTTTTTCGTTTCCTATgtaaaaagcatggaagaaaaTGTTGGCGAAATCTAAAAGAATCAAGACATGGGAAACTGCTGATTTTGAATTCCATGGCTGAAGTAAATGAAATGAGTAACTGATTGACAGtattaataaaaaagtattttgtagGGAGAGCCATTTTACAAAGGGGAAAGTTTAAATGGCTAGTTCATACTCCATAATTTGGAGTGGAACAGTTTAATGCAATAAACTTTTTTAACAGCTTTGGAGATTATTCaaatttttacatcttttctttttttaacaattacCATAAAAGCACTTTGGAGGTCAGAGCAGGATTGTTAAATACTACTTTAACTTCCAAAATACTATTTGAAATAAACACCTTAATACAAATATTATCTCCAGTTCCAACCTTTTGAAGATATTAGAGACCAAGAGAAAGCAAGTTTGATTGTAAATTATTTAAGTTGCTGAAGTTGTTGCCTTCATTCACAGGTTGGGGCAAATTTGGGTTTTCTGGGAACTGGAAATACTGGTGGGAGCTTGTTTCACATTTGTTTAGGTGTTTTTCCACAGTATcatgtctgtttgtttttgaaggaaaattGTTTCTTAAGTAATTCCTATCACTCAAAGAATTTCAGCCTTTCTGTTTCTAGTCTGAGGAGTTATTCATCTAGTAATTTAAGGAAGCTAACTGGTAGAAGGAAAGTTCTTTGCACTTTAGTGGACTGAAGACTTGATTTTGGAAGTAAGTCCATatatataaatgagatttttcaCTGGTAAGAGTAAAACATATGAATTCTGAGAGTTCTGAAATAGCATGCTACTTGGCAAGACTTTAAACTTTTTAGTTAAAATTCCTTCACTGTCTgtagaaacaaaatttaattctGGTTTTAAATTTGAAATCTTAATATGTAGCCAAGTCTATGACTTGTAAAACACTGTGCATAATTTTCTAATCAATGGAaataagcataaaagaaaaagataaaattaacttttttctaaTGAGTCTAACTTTGATGGTATAGTGgataaagaaattaattattgGTAAATCAATATGAAATTTATTATAACATGTTTAATCCTTGAACCTAAAATAAATCACTCGAGTATTGTAAGTGATATCTCTATAATGTGCTCTTTGGTTAATAATTAGATGTACAGTGTGCTTTTATGTTTGCAGTttggtttaaaacaacacttGAGCATACTATTTCTGTTAGTGGTATATAGTCTTCAAACTAACAAGCCTGACAACCTTGTTAGTTCAGTGACTGCCTCTGTAGGACTGTGGGACCAGATGGTGTCCATATATTTTTACCCCATGGGTCATTCTAGCCTAGGGACCACTAGTGGAACCCTCAGCAGTTAACTCCTATCTTAGGAGCTTACTTAGTGGAAACTGGTATTGTAATAAATATTGAGGGAGTACCCAGGGTCTTAATAGGTTTTAGAGTGACATTTTAACTCTGGTAACTACTTCCTTGATATTGGTGACCCTGATCAGAGGGAATGTAATCCCTGGCAGTAATCTCATTGAAGTTATATTACCTGCTTAAATTTAATCTTAACTTGTGCgtatttgtttcctgagtttgACCTGaattactgtatttctttttctcatttttattattgtacaGTTTCTTTACCtttcaaatataaatgtgtatataaaatgtaaatacaagGAATTCACTAAAAACCACTATTAATAATTACTGTGTAAATAAAACTTGTAAGCAGAGTAATTACTTGAAATGAGTCTTCATTACTTCGGGGATAACTGGTTCATTTAACAACATTTGGacgaaaaaaaaggaattttttccccccagtttctcTTCCAAGGGATATTCTAGTCCTTCAGCCTCTTGAGACTCTCAATACTGGCAGCTCAAATATTACCCTGCATCTTCCTTTGAACCTCCTCTACAGGCAGTATAGGGTTATATAACACGGTCAGTGTATGACAGGAGTTTTTTTGGTTAAagtatattttcaattaaaaaataagttttcctaAAATCTTCAAGATTATGTGaaatttaatatgtataatatgtttCATTAGtctgttttatataaatataagtatatatataatttcttactTCATTGTCCTTTCAGCCCAGGTATACATTGTATTATTTAAGTGCTACTTAGAAGATCCAAGTAACGAGTGTAGTTTTCTAAAAGTCGTAGAACATAATCATCATTTTTGCTGATTTATTTTGTAGTGATGATCTTAATATGATGTTATTGGTTTGGGtatgtttgtttggttttacaAAAGTTAGGTAGCATTTGCAAAAGGGCATTGAGATTTTCAAGCCTCTGACTTCAGGATAATAGCTTTCATTGTAGCTTAGGAATTGATGCTATTTTTATCTAGAGCAGTCAACGTTTTAGAGTCTATACTATTGGAGGGTATAATTCTAAAGCATATAATCATGGaataatttatattcataatgcaatatggtttgatttttcttatttttgattggataaaactattttatattctatgaGCATATATGGGtgtaaaagaggcagaaaaaaccATGTGACAAAATAG
Coding sequences within it:
- the TBC1D12 gene encoding TBC1 domain family member 12 isoform X3 encodes the protein MVAEAKKREIKEAYKRKKIMKERFKQEENIASAMVIWINEILPNWEVMRSTRRVRELWWQGLPPSVRGKVWSLAVGNELNITPELYEIFLSRAKERWKSFSETSSENDTEGVSVADREASLELIKLDISRTFPSLYIFQKGGPYHDVLHSILGAYTCYRPDVGYVQGMSFIAAVLILNLEEADAFIAFANLLNKPCQLAFFRVDHSMMLKYFATFEVFFEENLSKLFLHFKSYSLTPDIYLIDWIFTLYSKSLPLDLACRVWDVFCRDGEEFLFRTGLGILRLYEDILLQMDFIHIAQFLTKLPEDITSEKLFSCIAAIQMQNSTRKWTQVFASVMKDIKEGDKNNSPALKS